The proteins below are encoded in one region of Acetoanaerobium noterae:
- a CDS encoding phage tail tape measure protein yields the protein MAGNIKGVIIEIGGNTTKLQTALNDVNKNTKNVQTELKAVERLLKFDPGNTEALAQKQKLLAEQIENTKSKLDTLKDAQEQAKKQLAEGKIGEEQYRAVAREVEFTTKQLKDLEEELKSTNNKWKEFGDKANEAGEKMKGVGEKMSLGITAPIMAIGAGAMVAFNEVDGALDTIVTKTGATGEAIETLSSSFDNVAGNGPYEIQAVGDAIGEVNTQFGLLGPELEQTTELMLRFSAINGQDVTSSTISSKQAIEAFGLTAADIPTVLDAVTKTAQNTGIATDKLFDSIIKGAPQLKALGLDFATSAAVMGRFEQKGIDGGKALSYMAKAQVTFAKDGKTLQEGMGGLIETLGTTSSETERLTLASEYFGSKGAAFMLNAIEQGALSLGDFKNAATDATGAVNSTFEGTLDPIDNYTTAMNNLKLVGNDLASIMQEVMAPALVTISEKLQEFATWFKDLPGPVKETMVVIAGLAAAIGPLLIIFGTIASSITSIITVFGTLGTTFATIGAAVAPLGAAIGAISLPVVAVVAAVGVLIAAGVALYKNWDEVKAFALKTWEDIKTTILGILDKVKADFNKFGTDISTLWTNTWNSVKTFISDTLSNIRIFITTFIQVIKDSWNMFGENLKIVTTAMWDGIKNTFSVKIEEAKDLVRRGLDAIVGFFRNLKIPQFKIPLPHFKINGSFSLNPPSVPKLGVDWYDKGGIFTGPTVIGVGEKRPEFVGALDDLRKIVREESNEGQKIENNFNISSLIVREEADIKKIARELYDMQKRTGRGLGMA from the coding sequence TTGGCAGGTAACATAAAAGGAGTAATTATAGAAATAGGCGGGAACACCACTAAACTTCAAACAGCGCTTAATGATGTGAATAAGAATACTAAAAATGTTCAAACAGAACTTAAGGCAGTAGAAAGACTTTTAAAATTTGACCCAGGAAATACAGAAGCATTAGCGCAGAAGCAAAAGCTTTTAGCGGAGCAAATAGAAAACACTAAGAGTAAATTAGATACTTTAAAAGATGCACAAGAGCAAGCAAAAAAACAACTTGCAGAAGGTAAAATTGGTGAAGAACAATATAGAGCTGTTGCAAGGGAAGTAGAATTTACAACAAAGCAACTAAAAGATTTAGAAGAAGAATTAAAATCCACTAATAATAAGTGGAAAGAGTTTGGCGATAAAGCAAATGAAGCTGGCGAGAAAATGAAAGGTGTCGGCGAAAAGATGAGTTTAGGCATAACTGCACCTATCATGGCAATAGGGGCAGGTGCTATGGTAGCTTTCAATGAAGTTGATGGGGCTCTAGACACAATTGTAACTAAGACTGGCGCAACTGGAGAAGCTATAGAAACTCTTAGTAGTTCTTTTGATAATGTGGCAGGAAATGGACCTTATGAAATTCAAGCAGTTGGAGATGCAATAGGTGAAGTAAATACTCAGTTTGGACTTCTAGGTCCTGAACTAGAACAAACTACTGAATTAATGTTAAGATTCTCTGCGATAAATGGCCAAGATGTAACATCATCTACAATAAGTAGTAAGCAAGCTATAGAAGCTTTTGGTTTAACTGCAGCAGATATTCCTACTGTGCTTGATGCAGTAACAAAGACTGCACAAAACACAGGAATAGCTACAGATAAACTATTTGATTCTATAATAAAGGGTGCTCCACAATTGAAAGCATTAGGGTTGGATTTTGCTACATCAGCAGCAGTAATGGGTAGATTTGAGCAAAAAGGTATAGATGGCGGAAAAGCTTTGTCCTATATGGCTAAAGCTCAGGTTACTTTTGCTAAGGATGGAAAAACACTGCAAGAAGGAATGGGAGGGTTAATTGAAACTCTAGGAACTACAAGCAGTGAAACAGAAAGGCTTACTTTAGCTTCTGAATATTTTGGAAGCAAGGGCGCTGCATTTATGCTTAATGCTATTGAACAAGGTGCATTATCATTAGGTGATTTCAAGAATGCAGCCACAGATGCTACTGGAGCAGTTAATTCAACTTTTGAAGGAACACTTGATCCAATAGATAACTACACTACTGCTATGAATAATTTGAAGTTAGTAGGAAATGATTTAGCTTCAATCATGCAAGAAGTTATGGCACCAGCATTAGTAACTATATCTGAAAAATTACAAGAGTTTGCTACATGGTTTAAAGATTTGCCTGGACCAGTAAAAGAAACTATGGTTGTTATCGCAGGACTTGCTGCTGCAATTGGTCCTTTGCTAATTATATTCGGAACAATAGCAAGTTCTATAACATCTATAATTACTGTGTTTGGTACATTAGGAACTACCTTTGCAACAATTGGTGCAGCAGTAGCTCCATTAGGTGCTGCAATAGGAGCAATATCTTTACCTGTAGTTGCAGTTGTAGCTGCAGTAGGAGTACTGATAGCAGCAGGAGTAGCTCTATATAAAAACTGGGACGAAGTTAAAGCTTTTGCTCTAAAGACTTGGGAAGATATTAAGACTACCATTTTAGGGATACTAGATAAAGTTAAAGCTGATTTTAATAAATTTGGTACAGATATATCTACTTTATGGACTAATACATGGAATAGTGTTAAAACATTTATTTCAGACACTCTAAGTAATATAAGAATATTTATTACAACATTTATTCAAGTTATAAAAGATAGCTGGAATATGTTTGGAGAAAATCTAAAAATTGTTACAACAGCAATGTGGGATGGAATAAAGAATACTTTTTCTGTAAAAATTGAAGAAGCAAAAGATCTTGTAAGAAGAGGACTAGATGCTATAGTAGGATTCTTTAGAAATTTAAAGATACCACAGTTTAAGATTCCATTACCGCATTTTAAAATTAATGGTTCTTTTAGTCTTAATCCTCCATCAGTTCCTAAACTTGGTGTGGACTGGTATGACAAAGGTGGAATTTTTACAGGACCTACTGTAATTGGAGTTGGAGAAAAGAGACCTGAATTTGTTGGTGCGCTTGATGATTTAAGAAAAATAGTGAGAGAAGAATCTAACGAAGGCCAAAAGATAGAAAACAATTTTAATATATCTTCTCTTATTGTTAGAGAAGAAGCTGATATTAAAAAAATAGCTAGAGAATTGTATGATATGCAGAAAAGAACAGGAAGGGGGCTTGGAATGGCATGA
- a CDS encoding phage tail protein — protein sequence MKILDNNLNFIVNLDNILDAKIKQGINKEYNLEFTAILDSTAKNYINHNYIVEADENYFDIVTFEQYRNDAGLFVKAYCEHISYRLNKVEYDKDYFTEDGTPEYILSKILEGTGFIVSTVDFNQIQTFSIQEKLSCRAILLEFASYIGAEIKYDKFNISLLQRLGSITGKEFKIGKDIIGIRKFVDARENVNGIPKLAYDIDVVELKTLPEFGQFEEFGLGDTVKVIDPDLEINTEVRIISYEYNPLEKINSKVEIQNFFSTLADDIFRIQRDTLAKGKLYHGIRISPDMGFEAIRSDEKARAWFNSDTLAMQSKEDGQWKNKLWFDPLEGVYKFDGLLSATAIEAISAEIDVVVSETVIVNNLYASRGRIAELTVDHLLTGDFLKGDETLFYIEAEKQFLKFMQAQRNDSLPMVQYTTRDGALLFWTDEYQKEMHTAETDYPVMVYQYDAIPVMQMQFEEITDSVGNLRVPTITLGRGDGVTPMSSKGRIYKDRKGMVVEYFKSNSGDRLAVTITDDGIEVPGNTGPKGLRNIAVGATPPTSPQNNDLWIDTTGGVMS from the coding sequence ATGAAAATATTAGACAATAATCTAAACTTTATAGTAAATCTTGACAATATACTTGATGCCAAAATAAAGCAAGGAATTAATAAGGAATACAATCTTGAATTTACAGCTATCTTAGATTCTACTGCTAAAAATTATATTAATCATAACTATATAGTAGAAGCAGATGAAAATTATTTTGATATTGTTACTTTTGAACAGTATAGAAATGATGCTGGTTTATTTGTAAAAGCTTATTGTGAACATATATCTTATAGATTAAATAAAGTGGAGTATGATAAGGATTACTTCACTGAGGATGGAACTCCAGAATATATACTTTCTAAAATATTAGAAGGTACTGGATTTATTGTTAGTACTGTAGATTTTAATCAAATCCAAACATTTTCAATTCAAGAAAAACTATCGTGTAGAGCTATTTTGCTTGAGTTTGCATCGTATATAGGTGCTGAAATTAAGTATGATAAATTCAACATTTCTTTATTACAGCGACTAGGAAGCATAACAGGCAAAGAATTTAAGATTGGAAAAGATATTATTGGAATAAGAAAATTTGTAGATGCTAGAGAAAATGTAAATGGAATTCCAAAGCTCGCATATGATATAGATGTTGTCGAGCTTAAAACATTACCTGAATTTGGGCAGTTTGAAGAGTTTGGTTTAGGAGATACAGTAAAAGTTATAGATCCTGATTTAGAAATAAATACTGAAGTTAGAATTATAAGTTATGAATATAATCCACTTGAAAAAATCAATTCAAAAGTTGAAATTCAAAATTTTTTTAGTACACTTGCTGATGATATTTTTAGAATACAAAGAGATACTCTTGCAAAAGGAAAATTATATCATGGAATTAGAATTAGTCCAGATATGGGATTCGAAGCAATTAGAAGTGACGAAAAAGCTAGAGCATGGTTTAATTCAGATACCTTAGCCATGCAATCTAAAGAAGATGGCCAGTGGAAAAATAAGCTCTGGTTTGACCCACTTGAAGGAGTTTATAAATTTGATGGTTTATTATCAGCAACTGCTATTGAAGCTATCTCTGCAGAAATAGACGTAGTAGTTTCTGAGACAGTGATAGTTAATAACCTATATGCAAGTAGAGGTAGAATTGCGGAGCTAACAGTAGACCACCTTTTAACAGGAGATTTTTTAAAAGGTGATGAAACTCTATTCTACATTGAGGCAGAAAAGCAATTTTTAAAATTCATGCAAGCTCAGCGAAATGATAGCCTTCCTATGGTTCAATACACAACTAGAGATGGAGCGCTTTTGTTCTGGACAGATGAATATCAAAAAGAAATGCATACAGCAGAAACAGATTATCCAGTAATGGTATATCAGTATGATGCTATTCCAGTTATGCAGATGCAGTTTGAAGAAATTACTGATTCTGTTGGCAATTTAAGAGTTCCTACAATAACATTAGGCAGAGGAGATGGAGTTACTCCAATGTCAAGCAAAGGTAGAATTTATAAAGATCGTAAAGGTATGGTAGTTGAGTACTTCAAAAGTAATTCTGGTGATAGGCTCGCAGTTACTATTACAGATGATGGAATTGAAGTTCCAGGAAACACAGGTCCTAAAGGCTTAAGAAATATAGCAGTAGGAGCAACACCACCGACTAGCCCACAGAATAACGATTTATGGATTGATACTACGGGAGGAGTGATGTCTTAA